CGAAGATGGAAGAGCTGCGCTACGAGGGCTATGGCCCGGCCGGCATCGCCCTGATCATCGAATGCTTCACTGACAATTCCATCCGCACGGTCGCGGATGTGCGCCATGCGCTGACCAAGCATGGCGGCAACCTCGGCACCAGCGGCTCGGTGGCATTCCAGTTCACTCGTTGTGGCGAGTTGGTGTTTGCGACTGGCGGCGATACGGCGGCGGAAGAAAAGCTGTTTGAGGCGGCACTCGAAGCTGGCGCCGATGATGTGATCAACGAAAACGGTGAAAGCACCGTGATTTGCGCGTCGGAAAATTTTGAAACGGTGCAGCAGGCACTGATCGAAGCGAAGCTCGATGCGCAGCACGCGGGCGTGGTGATGCGTCCGAACAGTCGCGTTGCCGTCACCGGCGAGGCGTTGGAAACCCTTGCCGACCTGCTGGAAAAACTCGACGGGCTCGATGACGTCAGCGAGGTGTATCACAACGCTTTGCTGCCGGTTGACGTTGCCTAAGTGATGGTCATTGCGACAGCTACCTTGCGATGATCCGCATCATTGGTATTGATCCAGGCAGTCAGCGCACGGGCATCGGCATTGTGGATGTCGATGCCGCGGGCAAGCTGTCACATGTTTTTC
The sequence above is a segment of the Dyella sp. M7H15-1 genome. Coding sequences within it:
- a CDS encoding YebC/PmpR family DNA-binding transcriptional regulator yields the protein MGRGPSIEGRKNAEDAKRAKVFTKLIREITVATRAGVADPNLNPRLRTAVDKALTANMSKDTIERAIKRGAGADGGAKMEELRYEGYGPAGIALIIECFTDNSIRTVADVRHALTKHGGNLGTSGSVAFQFTRCGELVFATGGDTAAEEKLFEAALEAGADDVINENGESTVICASENFETVQQALIEAKLDAQHAGVVMRPNSRVAVTGEALETLADLLEKLDGLDDVSEVYHNALLPVDVA